AAATTCTTGTTAGCTTTGGTTTCAACTTGCTTAATATTATGTATCACTTACATTTAGCTCTTTCATCTATTACATTTACCATTTACAATTTTTGGTGCAGACTAAACGCGCCAAACATGAATACTGAGGAAGCTACCTATCAATACAAAAAGGGAGACAAAACATTGTGTCTTCCTTTGGTTCCACACACATGCACTAACTGCTTGTTTATACTCCCTGTCAATAAGTGCCTTTTATGACTGGTTCATGATGGATTCTTTTTGAATTGCTTATACGAATACTTTCCCCTTGTACATGCACAAACCTCAAGATAATTTTGCAGACTTGTGGAAGCTTATAGCAAGAATTCTGTATATTATAATTCTTCCTCAATGTATTCCAGAGGCCTTTGCTTCAAATTTTAGGGCCAATGTTTCTGACTTAGTTTATTTGTTTTCCATCCCCTGTAACTGTTAGTTGTATCTATGAAGAAAAAAGGAGAATGCATGGCATGTTTCCAGGTTATGCTGATTATTAGTGAATTATAATATATGTActgcatttttttgtttgatattaATTGATCTTATATTATGCAGTAAGATTAATGATTTAATTTCTATGTGCTATCTTTGTAAAGATGGTTTACTCTTCACGATCATCTAAAAACACATTTGATTAGATGCTTAGAAAGCATTTACTACTATCATTGATTAACTATTAAATGAAActttaaaatgaaataaatttcTAAACATGTTCTGTAATTTTATATCATAACAATAAACAcgttctaatttaattttgtattaatGATGgtgaaatagaataaaatggAAACCGTCCACACACTTCCCAATGTCTTATTCTTCCACCTGGCATATATCCCACTTATCAAAACATTTCACATAAACTTAATTGCAGCATTCTGTATTTTCAGTACAGATGAttcctattttcaaattaaagttttcatcatcatcattagtaTCAACTAAATGACTAATTGCAAATTCTTTGTGGGCATGCAAATCTAAGAAGGGATGTAATCTTGTAATCTCCAAGAAGTTTGATCAGTTATCCTTCATGAAAAGTTGAGAACTCAGGTAAAGCCTAATCATCTTGATTGGAGAGAAAACTATAGCAGTTTCAGTCCACCTGTTACATCATCTACCACTTCAACAGGTCCTGCATattaatatatatcaaaatcagATTAAATCAAACTATACTTGAGCTGTTTATATAATTTTGGGGGCAAAGGAATGAGAAACTGCTACTGGGGCATGACAAGAGAGGGGGATAAAAAAAGAATGATAATTAGAGGAGACCATTACCAAGAATTGCCATCACAGTTCTTGAATctggaagaagaaaaatgggAACAGTAAATTAAAGCAGATATCATAAAAAGTAGAAAATGGAACAAATGAATAAAGAAAATCCAGATAAATTTAGCTATGCATTCTATCTAATATTGAGCATGAAGATAGAGTTACAGATAGTCCAAGGGATTGGATTGAACATCTCTTCTGCTAGAATGTACGCATGATCGTGCAATTTCAAGCATGAATTAAACTCCAAGATAATAGGTAAGCGAAAAAGGGGGCAATAAGAAAACTATTTCATTTTAAACTGATTGCAGGAAACTATCTCTACTTTCAATTCTAGCAATGGATTGCCCCATACAAATATACCGGACATCAAATGCAGGAcaacattttttatttcatatgaCGCTGCTATGAAGTAGTAAATTTAACACAACACAGTGGTGAAATTTCCAACTATGTCGTGGATACTAGAAATCAATTAGCTACAAACTAAAGGAAGTTCCCACTACTCACTTGGTGCAATCTGTGTTCTCCCAGCATCAATTGTGATATGGGTGGGTAACTTCAGTGATTTAGCCCTTTCCTGACACATTAAGCAATTTTACTAGAGCAAACCAAACTTCAGAGAGAAGAAATATGCATTAAAAAATTCATggcaaaagggaaagaaaacaaaggtaATATTGGTGCTTGAGGACAAAGTGAATCAAATTTATGGAGATGCAAAATTGAAGAACAAGAAGGCAAATGAGTGAAATGACTAGTTGATTtgaaacaaatatatatatatatcttttctgTTAAAGTATAAGAACTGTTATATACAGGCAAGTATTCAATGTCAAGATCTTAAACAGCTTAAGCGATAACATAACTAGTGCAGTGTTAAATTGCAGTGAGCAATACTTACTTGCAAAGCTAGCATATCTTCTTCACTTTCAATTTTCACAACCACCTTAGGCTGTGCACACATCTCCCACCTGCACATTGACAACATCAGACTGAAGTTAGCAATTCATGATGACCTACAAATGCTGCCAAGGTTGCTATAGTACCTATTCAAAGCCTTTGGTGCTCGATGAAGGACCTTTTTATATAGGCCTAAAGTTGCATGACTGCACCAAATGAAAAGGTAAAAAAGGATAGTTAGGTTTGAAccattaatcaattaaaaaatgttCACAAAAATGAAACAATataatcaaaaatattttcttgtttGGGGAGATGGGGAGGGATGAACAACAAATAAGTAATAAACAAAGTAGAAGCAATACATTAGTTCATCGTGATCTTTATACTAGTGTCCTTCTACAAAATACAACAGCTTGTCATGTCAGAAGCTCAGAATATTAATCAATTTGAACGTTACTAAAGCTTCAAATTTGCAAACAAAGCAAGTAATATCATCAACTTCAAGCATTTTCCAAAGTTCAAATTGAAGGTTCACTTAGTAACATCTGTCCTCGAATGAAATATTCTATAAAAGGCAGAGCTAGCTATCCACTGTCATTTTCAGAAGACATATACAAACAATCTAACAGTGGCATAGAGCCATAGAATAAGACGCCAATACTTGATGAGCATAATTACACATTCTAAATAGTAAAACTCAAAATTCAGTTACAAATATTACACATTCAATTTTATGAAGATTTAGAATCATTCTATCCTGGTctcacccaaaaaaaaaaaaaaatctttcattAGTCTTTACATTTACATATCATGCTTTTCATGAACAagcacataaaataaaaaataaatagaagcaAAACATATACAAGACACACTAAGCAGCTGATAATAAGTCAGTAACCACATTGGTAATTTGAATAACCAAAAGtaatgtaaataatataataataaaccaCATATGAATTCAAAATAACACCAAGCATTACCTGCATTGAGCAGCAATCTTCCCTTTGCCCATTTTAAGATCGTTCCGTACCACCAATAcctgcatatatatataaaagaggacaaatcaacaaaagaaagcaaaaaggagCAATTTTTAAGCTACCCATTATGATTCACCAAGTGGGTCAGTGGAGAAAAAAATGGGGAATTTGACGAATACCATTTTGAAATCATCGAGAATGTTAGCGAGCTGTTCAATCTCAAGGGACTCTTTGGGTTTAGATTTCGTGTTGCTGTTCCGGTTGGTGTTGTCAATGGAAAGTTTAGGTGAGAAGAGGAAGCGAGGTGGGTATTTGGAACCAATGAAGTAACCCAAAGCAAGGTATCCAGCACCAACAATAATGGCACTCAACCATGTTAGTTCCATTTTTTCAAGCACACCTCAGATTGAAGAACCCTTTGATTTGATGGAACTGCTACTGAGAAATGCTTTGAAAAGATTAAAGGGAACAAAAGAGTGTAGGTTCAGAGAATCAAGATTAAAGGAATCAGTGAATTAGACGTTAAACTATCCTACGGTTATGGTTTATGGCGTTTATAGGGTTTTCGGAGTTAAAAGAAGTACAGCTCTGTCAATGAAGAACCataattatgaattttgttttatatcgattaaatatatgtgtaatacTTTCTTATAGGAAGTTttggtgtttttctttgatatcactatttttttctaaattgatattaaTTGAAACGGATCATCCAATTTatgtaaaaaggaaaaataaactACACATTAAAAGgtttaatttatacttttatttttttattttttgaaagcgAAAATCGAAGAAAtctgattttaatataattttttatttttaaaatacttaaaTCGAACAACttgattagtaattttttaaaaaaaaattagacaatgtaaattgaaaagaaaatggaaatcaATGCTTCCGATTTTCACAAAGTCatagtagtaattagtaaaCATACATGTTAAAAAAAGTTGACAATATaaagtgtaatttttaatttttgattgttctcttttttatatttatttttagtcttatttataaaattaatgatagTAGATtatattttactcttttaattatttaaaaaaaattgaaaagattcaTTTTATAAATACTCAAAtgaacatattaaaaataataaatgtactcactcattctcacttatgttatgactttttttttaaatttatttagattaattaaaattttttttactaaaaatatagaTATTTAAACTAACAATTTTTTaggtaaatataaaaaaattataccattTAAATTATAGCTCATTAATATTTAGAGCGATTAACTTGCGTTGTAATAGTCTTGTTAGAGTATAGctaacaattgaaggaaaaTTAAGATCTTGTGGTTTCAAGGAATGGTTTATTGTGGATCCGGATGGATTATCAGGGGGTTTGGCAATGGCATGGAGGGATGGTTGCACTGTTCAGATTTTGTAGCATGGTAGATTCTTCATTGCGGCATCAGTTCTGACAGCTGGATCTAATGATCCCTATGGTGTTCTAGGTGTTTATCTCAGTTCAAATGATCAACATAGAATGACTCAGTTTGCTGAATTAACTTCAGTCACACAACAGTTTGATGGTAAGGTTGTGTTAATGGGTGATTTTAATGTCATTTCTAGTCAATTGGAGAAAGCAGGTGGGGGTGCTAAATCTCCTTCTTCCATCGAAACCTTTATCAGTTTTATTGATGATAATTCTCTGATTGATATTGGTATGGTCGGAAGACCATTCACTTGGTTGAATAGACGGAGGGGTGATGAGTTGATACAGGAAAGACTGGACCGATTCCTGGTAGGAGTTGATTGGCAGCAACTCTATCCCAATGCAACGGTTCTTAGACTGTCAGAATCAAGCTCGGATCACTCCCCTCTTCTCTTAGACTCTAACCCGAGAACTGAGAGATCTAAACGCCGATTCAAATTCCAAGAAAGATGGTGTTCCAATGATGAAATAAGGCAGATTGTTAGAGAGGTTTGGCACGAACAGATTGATGGTTCAGCCATGTATATCCTAGCTCAAAAACTAAAGCGTTGTCGACATAAGATTGTCAGATGGCAGCAAGAATACAAATCTAATTCGAAGGTGGAGATTGATTTACTACAGTCTGAATTAGAGAAACTTCGTTTAGCAGGAATTCATGAAGGTGACATCATTTTAGAAATAGAGGACAAACTTGAAAAAGCATTGCAAAATGAGGAATCTTATTGGAAAGATAAGTCTAGAGTCAAATGGCTCAAATCTGGCGATCAGAATACAACTttcttccatcagaaatttagaaATCGAACCCGAAGGAATAGAATTTGGCAACTAACTGGCAGTGACAGTGAAGTGGCTACTTCAAATGCTGGTATTGCTTCTGTGGCTGAATCTTATTTCAAGGACATCTTTTCATCCAGTTGTCATGAGAACCCTGAACCTCTGTTTACTGATTTTGAACCTAAGGTTACAGCTCACATGAACCGTAGGTTTCAAAGACCAGTGACTATGGAGGAAGTGAAACGTGCGACATTTAGCATTCATCCTCAAAGTGCTCCAGGAGATGATGGTATGACACTTCAAATGTTGGTATTGCTTCTGTGGCTGAATCTTAATGGTGATGTGTTTCGAACAGTTAAGAACTTCTTTTCAGGGGGCAGAATCTTGAAGGGTTTTAACCACACTCAGATCTGTCTTATTCCCAAGATTTCTGATGCTAAAGATATGACTTAGGTAAGACCAATAAGCCTATCTTTAGTCTTTTACAAGATTATCTCCAAAGTATTTGTACATAGACTTCAGGGTATGATGAATAGACTAATTAGCCATACGCAGAGTGCTTTTATTAAAGGCAGATTAATCTCTGATAATATCCTAATTGCTCACGAGTGTATGCATTacttgaagaacaaaaaaagggGACTCGAAAATGAAATGGCGCTAAAATTAGATGAGTAAGGCATATGATAGGGTGGAATGGCACTTTCTTTGGTTTATATTGGAGAAGTTTGGTTTTGACTCCCGGTGGATCATGTGGATTCGAGAATTAGTGACAACTGTTTCTTATTCTGTTATTGTGGAAGGACAACCTTATGGTTTCTTCAAACCAAATAGAGGTATTCAACAAGGAGATCCTCTATCTccctatctttttcttttctgtgcaGAAGGTCTCTCCTTCTTGCTACACAAGGCAGAACAAAACAGACTAATTCAAGGTCTTCAGATACATAGACGATGTCCCAAGGTCAACCACCTCCTCTTTGCTGATGATTCCATCTTATTCTGTAAGGCTAATCCTAAAGCATGTTCAAATATCCTGCATTTATTGAATTCTTATGAAAGCAACAGTGGCCAGAGGGTAAATCTTAATAAATCTGCTGTATTCTTTAGCCACAACACTCCATCCACTACTCGTACACTACTGGCTAACTCTATGAATATTAATCATATTGGGGGCTCAGGATAAATACCTTGGTTTGCCTTCTACAGTCTCTAAATCGAAAAAGACTTCTTTTAGTATGATCAAAGAAAAGGTTCGGAAAAGAATCCAAGGGTGGAAGCGCAATCTTCTATCGTCAGGTGGTAGACACGTATTCCTTAAGGCAGTGGGAGAAGCTATTCCTATTTATACATTGTCTTGCTTCAAGTTGCCTGATGGTTTAATCTCAGAAATTCACTCTCTACTTTCTCAGTTCTGGTGGGAACAAAAAGGTTCTGAAAGGCGGATGGCTTGGATTAGCTGGGACACTATGACTCGCCCACGAAAAGAAGGAGGCCTTGGATTTAAAGATCTCAGAATCCAAAATCTGGCACTTTTAGGCAAACAGTTTTGGCGACTTGTAACACAGCCTACTTCCTTATTATCCAAAATCCTAAGAGGTAAATACTTTAGCAATGGTAATGCTATAACGGCAGAAATTAGAGTCTTACCTTCTTGGGGATGGAGGAGTATACTGGAAGGCCGAAAGATTGTTGAAAAAGGTCTTAATTGGGCTGTGGGTACTGGAGAGAATATCCGAACCTTTGAGGATCCTTGACTGCCTTCTCCGTATCCTTTAATGATTTATGACATGCCAAATAGACAAGCTATTGCTGAGTTGGTTCCAAGAGTTAAAGATCTAATTACTGAAGATAGGAATTGGAATCAGAATCTTATTCAAGAATTATTTCCCCAAGACGTTGCAAACAAGATTTTGTCAGTTAAAATTCAGCAGAGTAGGGACAAATTGCAATGGGATTTGAACAAATCCAAACAATATGATACAGCTTCAGGTTACAGAATTGGCTATTTATTTTACCATCCGCCTCTGGAGCTTTGCCCTAATTATATGCAACAGAAAAAGCCGTGGATTGATCTATGGAAGTTGAGCTTGCCTCACAAAATTAAGCTATTTATCTGGAAAGCTCTCTATGGCCGGCTCCCGGTGCTTGCTCAGATTCATCACCGCATCCCATCTATATCACCAATATGCCCCTGCTGTCATGAAGCCACCGAAACAGTCACTCATTGTTTGATCGATTGCTCTAGAATTAAAGATGTATGGTCTCAGAGTTATCTTCGTGACTGTCTTCCCCCTCAGAGTCCTAACGACTTTTGGACATGATGGATTGTATCAACAGAGATGCTTAACCTGTTGAAGAATGATGACCGTAATCCTCAATTGCTTGCCATCATTTGCTGGAACTGCTGGAAAGCTCGCAACCAGTTGATTTTTGAAGGTTCTACTTCAATGCCGTCTGCCATTCTAGCAAGCTCTGTCAAGTTGCTCCGTGAAATCCAAAGAACTCCAAGTTTAGGTCGTCATCTCCATGAGGCAAGctcttagttgcattcaatttgatttatcattctttcttctttaagatttttttcCGTTTTTCGACCTTGCACCGTTGGATGAATACCTTCAGTGTAGTGTTTTTGGGAAATCCCCACCTTTCATTATGCTGTCCTGCTTTTGGACATCTTTGTAtttcatttttcaataattaatgaaatataacctactatctttgaaaaaaaaaaagagtataaCTAACAAAAATTGTTTACACATGTTCAAGATTCTAAACTAGATGCTCTTTTCAAGATTTTGGGTTTGACTTTgacattgaaattaaaatttttttaattgtgatcaaatttcttaaccaaaaTTTTCTTAAGGTTCAAGAttagaagaaaaagacaaaaaaaaatttaattttacaaaaattttataattttaacattaaaattttttaattataacataagaaattttaaatttaaagaagaagaaaaaattttttacatgttccagagttgaagaagaaaaaaaaaggttatggcacattaaaattttttaacgattaataagaattttttaattgaaattttttcaagattttggacttgaagaaaaagaataagacaTATGTCAgctgaatataaaaaaaatcatggaTTTAAGATAAAATGGTTAGTAGCCTGACGATGGAAGTAGGTAATGGTAGAAAAATCCGATTTTGGGAGGATAACTGGGTTTAGGGTGGTGCTCTGAAAGTGAGTTTTTCAAGATTCTTCTCTATTTCAAGCCAACAAGGATGTTGCATTGGGGATTGCGGGTTTTGAAATGGATTAGAGTGGATATGAAATTTTCGATGGAGAAGGGAGTTGTTTCAATGGGAGCTGGAACTTCTCCGTCAGTTCCATGAGAGGTTAAGGCCAGTGAAACTATCATCCGGGCGCGAAGACAATGTGGTGTGGAAGTTTGacaataaagatattttttctacGAATTCCTTTATGCAGGCCATATAATCGGAGACGTTGTCGGATGACATCACGAGCTATAGCTTCACAAGTCCACTTTGGAAAGGTTTCGTACCTCCGAGGATTGAGTTTTTTGGATGGTTTATGCTAGTTGGTAGAGTTAACACCAAGGAAAGGTTGACTAAACTAGGAGTTAACATTCAAAGTGATAGCATTTGTGTGATGTGTACTAAGGAAATCGAATCTGCTGAGCATTTATTTCTTCGATGTGAGGTAACATGGCATGTGTGGTGCAATTGGGTGCGGTTGTTTCGTAGAGAGTGGGTAATTTCTGGAACCATTAAAGAACTGTTTGAGAGTTGGAGTGGCATGCACAATAAACAACAAGGGCAGAAGATGTGGATGACAGCATTTTTTGCACTGATTTGGAACATCTAGTTAGAACGTAATGTACAAATCTTCAATAATAAAAGAGCAAGCATTGGGGTAATTCAAACAAGGACGGTGTTGAGCTATACAGAATGGCGTGGTTGTGATCCAGTGGGTAGCTGATGGCAATACTAGAGTTGCCaggagattgatttattttggctGTTGTTCTgtatgtttctttttatttctgtGTCTCTGCTCTACTTTATTGTGTTAATCTtcctttatttaaaaaaaaaaagaagaagaaggtggtatgaacttgaagaagaagaagatgacgtAAGACATGTATGtaaaatttagttatatatgattttgttttaattgaaataaaagtaACATGTGagttttagatatattattttaattttgttgaacttaattaattaaaagactTGAATGTATAATTTTTCtgagtattttaggtataaaaatttaaaaaggtttaaagttttaattttaaatatgttgTTTTACTCATTCAAATTAGTAAAACcattaatcatttttttttgttagatgttttaattgtaaaaaaaattattatttaagatCGTTATTTGAATTCTAGacttgtttttttatttcttacgATATCTCTAAATTTgacatttatttaaatagatgaataaacaaattatttaaataatttaatttggttaaaTTCTAGACTTCTTAATTaagaaatcaagtgatgaaCTACCAGTTTATAAAGTAATTTCATTGTTCTTTTTGGGCACTGAAATAATTTATTGTTATGTTCTTGCTACCTATAAAAAATTGAACGGGCCCATAAACACCAAAATCAAGACTTAGATGGGTCTAATGTCCCATCCCATTGGATGAATTGGACACCATTACAAAAAGCCGAAGCGATACAGGGCTGGGAATTAAGGATtttgaaacataaaatattgcCTATCTTGCCAAACAAGTGTGAAGGGCAAtgaaaaatgtaaatttaatttgGGAGCAAATATTAAAATCGCTATATTTTTGGGATGACAATTTTTAGACAGCAACATATAAAAGAGACTCCTCATGGGTTTAGAGAAGTAATTTTATGGAATGGAAGGAACTATTAAGGAAAAGAGTCCCCGGAGATCAATAAAGAGATTCTTAGCAACAAAGAGGACTACTTATATTAGCCAtacaaaaaagatgaaaactatacaatcaaaatagaatattatattGCCAAAGAAAATAGGCaggataataaacataaaaatcttTCAACAAGTGAAGACAGGAAGGAGTTATgaaagaaaatatgaaaaatgaaaGTTCCACCAAAAATCAAAATGTTTTCTGTGGAAACCATGCCATGATATTTTACTAGTAAActttaatttgcacaaaaaaatggtgtatatatataaaattatatattttttaattctcaaTGTGTATTCTAAATTTCTAGGGATCTAGCCTCTAGGCTTTTTCTAGAGCTCCCATTTCCATTTattttttcatgcattttctcgCCCTCGCATCTCAAAAAGATTATCTCGAATTTACAATCgtctcaaaataataaaaaagaaagttaTTCAGTGAAGCAATTCTCAACGGATAAAATTTTCGTACTCGATGTAATCGTAGTACGTGGGAGCAAATGAAAGATTAGAGTATTAAAAATAGCATAATTTCAGCTACCCaaaatgcaattaaaaaaaaaaagaaataaaataataatcagTGCGACATCCCAGCAAAATCTACATGATACgaaattatcttattattattattatgtaattaTATACGATGTAATATATGGTACCCTTCCGATATTTCCTTAAATAATTGATATCAACAGTACCCACTAGCCAGACACAAGCACGTGTTATCTCCCATCAACACAAACAACCCATTTCCTTATAACTAGGTTACACAAATAGACAAGTATTATTTCAGGAACAACTCACTTCACTTTACTAAATAGTACTTTGCAATTTGTATATCTTCCTATAGTTTAGTTTACACTAAATAACGACGCATTATgataaattacataagtacaaTCCAACATATAGTTGTTCATGTATAAAAACTgatttaaataaatacaatttaatattagataattccaaaaatttattaattattatgacaaaaaatattattataaaaaactatttttgttaaaatttaattatgataattttatttgttggtattatatttatttctagaattaaaataatatgagTAACATTATTTGGAATGATTCATTCCAAGTTACAGTGTATCTCATTAATAGACTGGCTACAATTATTTTACATAATATATCATCTTTTGAACAAATGCTTAAGCATAAACCTGATTATCAATTCTTAAAGATATTTGAGTGTGTTTGTTATCCTCTTTTGAGACTTTATAACATGcataaatttaattacaaatctGATATGTGCTTATTCTTGGGATATGATAATAATCATACAAGCTATAAATATCTAGCACAAAATGGTAAACTTTATATTTCTAGTAATGTGGTTTTTGATGAGTTGAAATTCCCATATGCTTCTCATTTCTCTACTAATCAGTGTTCTCAAGTTGCTGCACCAACAAATCAGATTATCATTGGATCAGCACCAATTCTATCTAAACCTCCAACATCTCATAATACAAACCCAACAAACCCACCTCCATCTAAGACTATGCAAACTGAGATGGATGCTGTCTCTAAATGCAACACTTTTGATCTTACTATTCCTCCATCTAGTGCTACTATCATTGGTAGTAAATGAGTGTTTGCCTTGAAAAAGAATCCTCAAAGCCAAGTCATTTGATACAAAACTAGACTTGTTGCAAAAGATTTTCATCAAAGAGAGGGATTGGACTTTGAACAAACCTTTAGTCTAGTCATAAAGTCTCAAACTATTCAAATTATAATCTCAATTGCCTTAAGTAGAAGTTGGCATTTGagacaatttaattttgataatgcATTTTTCAATGAAGAATTACATGAAACAGTGTATATGACACAGCCACAAGGTTTTAATGATACTAATCCTCCTCTTGTGTGTagattaaagaaagcaatttaTGGTCTCAAACAAGCCCTAAGAACATAGTTCTTAACCCTATATGCTACTTTAAACAGATTTGGTTTTACAAGCACAAAATCATATCCTTCACTTTTCGTGAGAATAACATCTACTTTTGTTACCCTATATACATCTTGTACTGACTCACCATTAATTGCCTTTTTAGATGCTGACTGGGGAGCAGATACAGATGATCGAAAATCTATTNNNNNAGAAGCAGAGTTTCGAGCACTAGCAGCAGCTCAATCTGAATTGATTAGGACACAGAATCTCCTCCATGAATTACATTATACTCTCACTGCACCTCCAACCATATATTGTGATAATTAAAGTACGTGCTTGCTTGCAGCTAATCCTACTTTGTACAGCAAGTCCAAGCACTTTGAATTGGAC
The genomic region above belongs to Arachis duranensis cultivar V14167 chromosome 3, aradu.V14167.gnm2.J7QH, whole genome shotgun sequence and contains:
- the LOC107477209 gene encoding uncharacterized protein LOC107477209, which gives rise to MELTWLSAIIVGAGYLALGYFIGSKYPPRFLFSPKLSIDNTNRNSNTKSKPKESLEIEQLANILDDFKMVLVVRNDLKMGKGKIAAQCSHATLGLYKKVLHRAPKALNRWEMCAQPKVVVKIESEEDMLALQERAKSLKLPTHITIDAGRTQIAPNSRTVMAILGPVEVVDDVTGGLKLL
- the LOC107477234 gene encoding uncharacterized mitochondrial protein AtMg00310-like, with protein sequence MIKEKVRKRIQGWKRNLLSSGGRHVFLKAVGEAIPIYTLSCFKLPDGLISEIHSLLSQFWWEQKGSERRMAWISWDTMTRPRKEGGLGFKDLRIQNLALLGKQFWRLVTQPTSLLSKILRGKYFSNGNAITAEIRVLPSWGWRSILEGRKIVEKGLNWAVGTGENIRTFEDP